GTTCGGCATCACCTACTTCGAGGACCCGGTCGCCGCCTTCGCCAACCTGCGCTCGGCGCTGCGCCCCGGCGGCCGGCTGGTGTTCGTGTGCTTCCGCCACCCGCTCCGCAACTCCTGGGTCACGGTGCCGGCCGTCGCCGTCGGCGCCCACCTCGGCCGGCCCCGCGACGAGGGCCCCGCGGCCGGGCCGTTCTCGTTCAGGGACCGCGACCTCGTCCTCCGCACGCTGGCCGCGGCCGGGCTGGCCGACGTGACGGCCGAGCCGGTCGACCGCCCGGCCGTGATCGGGCGCGACCTGGACGAGGCCTGCCGGTTCGTCCTGCACAACAGCCTGCACCGCCGGTTCTTCGACGGCGCCCCCGAGGCGGCCAGGGCGGCGGCCGTCGACGCGCTGCGGGCCGCGCTGGGGTCGCGCCTCGGGCCCGGCGGCGTCACCCTCGGCGTGGCCGCCTGGCTGGTGACCGCCACCCGCCCGGGTCAGCCGGCGTTGCGCTCGTCCCGCCAGGCCAGCCAGTCGCCGACCGGCCCGAGGTCCCAGGCCGGGCCGTTCA
Above is a window of Acidimicrobiales bacterium DNA encoding:
- a CDS encoding class I SAM-dependent methyltransferase, encoding MHAPNAEQRDEWDGPEGRRWVELQERWDLALAPVGEALAEAAAVAPGERVLDVGCGCGASTIEAGRRAAPGPVLGVDLSGPMLARARERAADAGLGNVRFERADAQVHDFGPDAFDVVLSRFGITYFEDPVAAFANLRSALRPGGRLVFVCFRHPLRNSWVTVPAVAVGAHLGRPRDEGPAAGPFSFRDRDLVLRTLAAAGLADVTAEPVDRPAVIGRDLDEACRFVLHNSLHRRFFDGAPEAARAAAVDALRAALGSRLGPGGVTLGVAAWLVTATRPGQPALRSSRQASQSPTGPRSQAGPFTPSEKSVNPSAT